Below is a genomic region from Anoxybacillus flavithermus.
GACCCGATTTACTCATTTTAGACGAACCGACAAACCATTTAGATATGGAAACGTTGCAATGGCTTGAACAATATTTAAAAAATTACGATGGGGCCATTCTTATCGTCTCCCATGATCGCTATTTTCTTGACCAAATCGTGACACAAGTGTATGAACTATCACGCACAAAAATAAAAAAATATGTCGGAAACTATACAAGCTACTTACAACAACGTGCTGAACAATTCGAACAACAACTGAAATTGTATGAAAAACAACAAGAGGAAATTACAAAATTAAAAGATTTTATTCAACGCAACATCGCTCGTGCATCAACAACGAAGCGAGCACAAAGCCGTAGAAAACAATTAGAAAAAATGAATATCATCGACAAGCCACTCGGTGATGAAAAATCGGCCTCGTTTCGTTTCGAAATCGAACGCCCAAGCGGAAACGACGTGCTGACAGCTAACGATTTAGCAATCGGTTACGATCACATCATCGCAACAAACCTTTCATTCCGTATCACTCGCGGAGATAGCATTGCGCTAATTGGGCCGAATGGAATTGGAAAATCAACTCTTTTAAAAACGATCATCAAACAACTCCATCCGAAACAAGGAGAAATACGCTACGGAACAAACGTACAAATTGGCTATTATGATCAAGAACAAGCACAATTAACATCAAACAAACGAGTGATCGACGAACTTTGGGACGAAGATCGATTAAGAACAGAGAAAGAAATTCGGACCATTCTCGGCAACTTTTTATTTTCTGGTGACGACGTATTGAAGCCTGTTCAGACGTTAAGCGGTGGAGAAAAAGCGCGACTCGCTCTCGCTAAACTCATGATGAAGAAAGCAAACGTATTAGTTTTAGATGAGCCGACAAACCATTTGGATTTAGATAGCAAAGAAGTGCTAGAACAAGCGCTCATAGAATACCCTGGAACAATTATATTCGTTTCGCACGATCGTTACTTTATTAACAAAATTGCAACAAAAATATATGAGTTATCCACAGACGGTCTTGTTGAGTATTTAGGGG
It encodes:
- a CDS encoding multidrug ABC transporter ATP-binding protein; translation: MIILQVNQLSKSYGAEQVLSDIKLEIQEKDRIALVGRNGAGKSTLLKIIAGQLSYDTGEIIKPKHVTIGYLDQYTGLQAHRSIWEEMLDVFAPLQQMEKQLRELEQQMSLHDADYERLLEQYDRLQTEFKEKGGYQYEADIRSVLHGLRFSQYDYTTKVSTLSGGQRTRLALGKLLLTRPDLLILDEPTNHLDMETLQWLEQYLKNYDGAILIVSHDRYFLDQIVTQVYELSRTKIKKYVGNYTSYLQQRAEQFEQQLKLYEKQQEEITKLKDFIQRNIARASTTKRAQSRRKQLEKMNIIDKPLGDEKSASFRFEIERPSGNDVLTANDLAIGYDHIIATNLSFRITRGDSIALIGPNGIGKSTLLKTIIKQLHPKQGEIRYGTNVQIGYYDQEQAQLTSNKRVIDELWDEDRLRTEKEIRTILGNFLFSGDDVLKPVQTLSGGEKARLALAKLMMKKANVLVLDEPTNHLDLDSKEVLEQALIEYPGTIIFVSHDRYFINKIATKIYELSTDGLVEYLGDYDYYVAKKAELLELGQISQKTKTGESLSPKRSYEEEKERKKLERQRQRKIEQLETEMEQIEQQIATYEQQLYDPSCYNDYEKARDTQGKIDELKQKFDELFEQWELLQK